From one Triticum urartu cultivar G1812 chromosome 3, Tu2.1, whole genome shotgun sequence genomic stretch:
- the LOC125548235 gene encoding uncharacterized protein LOC125548235: MAPPSWIILGAETRVSEQQDADLSLDLAAPPRVSVLTVPRRVSPVQADPTSAACPWVVTADPASGLLLLRAPPPPPTHSPTPPPTFRNGVLVPAVGYITRHPPTYFVCDVASATAFRLPQPGRDPSGLPTEISALNLGVVAAPGAGGGAQRYMVVEFRYMFADEHATLLCFSSDTGEWVWKPVHNPLGRWIWGRDRVVAHDGKLWWVDLAGGLIFCDPFADAPVLDIVPLPESDRHLPRASCAHCAGRAVAHRRFVQVSARKFRCVEWSSRSNDEAPMTVSMWTLSDPEAKEWVLEYKVSFQEIWADDSYTAAGLTEKNPTFALVHPMNPDVLYFFLEEHLFGVDLRAKRVVECGVYEMVVPPSGKPPNCFSVHALELPIALSPGSLPSDVGSGSNGVKSLPHGRHPFPWRKR, from the exons ATGGCTCCGCCGTCGTGGATCATCCTGGGCGCCGAGACGCGCGTGTCGGAGCAGCAGGACGCGGACCTCTCCCTTgacctcgccgcgccgccgcgcgtCTCCGTCCTCACCGTGCCACGGCGCGTGTCCCCCGTCCAGGCCGACCCCACCAGCGCCGCCTGCCCCTGGGTGGTCACCGCCGACCCTgcctccggcctcctcctcctccgcgccCCGCCACCCCCTCCCACTCACTCTCCAACTCCCCCGCCGACCTTCCGCAACGGCGTGCTGGTCCCCGCTGTTGGCTACATCACGCGCCACCCGCCGACCTACTTCGTCTGCGACGTCGCCTCCGCCACCGCCTTCCGCCTCCCGCAACCCGGCCGCGACCCTAGCGGGCTACCTACGGAGATCAGCGCGCTGAACCTCGGCGTCGTCGCTGCGcccggagccggaggcggcgcccAGCGCTACATGGTCGTCGAGTTCCGCTACATGTTTGCAGACGAGCACGCCACGCTCCTCTGCTTCTCGTCCGACACCGGCGAGTGGGTGTGGAAGCCGGTGCACAACCCCCTGGGGCGCTGGATTTGGGGCAGAGACCGCGTCGTCGCCCACGACGGCAAGCTCTGGTGGGTGGATCTCGCCGGGGGGCTCATCTTCTGCGACCCTTTCGCGGATGCGCCGGTGCTGGACATCGTCCCGCTCCCGGAAAGCGACCGCCATCTGCCTCGTGCCTCGTGCGCCCACTGCGCCGGGAGAGCGGTGGCCCACCGCCGGTTCGTGCAGGTGAGCGCTCGCAAGTTCCGGTGCGTGGAGTGGAGCTCTCGCAGCAACGACGAGGCTCCCATGACGGTCAGCATGTGGACGCTGAGTGATCCGGAGGCCAAGGAGTGGGTGCTGGAGTACAAGGTGAGCTTTCAGGAGATCTGGGCCGACGACAGCTACACGGCTGCCGGCCTGACGGAGAAGAACCCCACGTTCGCGCTCGTCCACCCCATGAATCCGGACGTGCTCTACTTCTTCCTGGAGGAGCACCTCTTCGGCGTGGACCTGCGCGCCAAGAGGGTTGTGGAGTGCGGTGTGTACGAGATGGTGGTGCCACCGTCAGGGAAGCCCCCCAACTGTTTCTCCGTCCACGCATTGGAGCTGCCGATCGCGCTTTCCCCAG GTTCACTTCCATCTGATGTTGGCAGCGGTTCCAACGGCGTGAAGTCTCTACCCCATGGGCGTCATCCGTTTCCCTG GAGGAAGCGCTGA